From Asterias rubens chromosome 3, eAstRub1.3, whole genome shotgun sequence, the proteins below share one genomic window:
- the LOC117288489 gene encoding probable acyl-CoA dehydrogenase 6, with product MAMSSALRNCHRCGRLFTTDFTRFSRVGIRNLSGVQPSEEPSNESVFTEQHIELKRSLNKLIEKEINPYVDQWEEERQFPSHEVFKKLGDAGFLGLNKPTEYGGAGLDFSYNMAMAEELGSIHCGGIPMAIGVQSDMSTPALARFGSDELKREFLAPSIAGDVVACLGVSETGSGSDVASIQTKAEKQGGDYIINGGKMWTTNGIKADWCCLLANTSGGSSHQNKSLICVPMDTKGVVRAKKIDKLGMWCSDTAQLFFEDVRVPQKNLIGQEGLGFTYQMLQFQEERMWAAAGVLLPLENIITDTINYTRQRKAFGKSILENQVVHYRLAELLTEVELLRSLVYRIISLYTQGKDVTKLASMAKLKAGRLSREVTDSCLQYWGGMGFTSEVLVSRFYRDFRLLSIGGGADEVMLSIISKYMGTLPLSPKKK from the exons atggCGATGTCCAGTGCACTGAGAAATTGCCACCGATGTGGTCGGTTGTTTACAACGGACTTCACTCGTTTTTCACGAGTTGGGATTCGGAATTTATCGGGAGTTCAACCGTCTGAAGAACCCAGTAATGAATCTGTTTTTACTGAACAACACATCGAGTTAAAACGGTCTCTTAACAAG ttaatCGAGAAGGAGATTAATCCCTATGTCGACCAGTGGGAGGAAGAGAGACAGTTTCCGTCTCATGAAGTCTTCAAGAAGCTAGGAGATGCTGGATTCTTAGGACTTAACAAACCAACAG AGTATGGAGGAGCCGGTTTGGATTTTAGCTACAACATGGCCATGGCTGAAGAATTAGGAAGTATTCACTGCGGAGGTATTCCAATGGCAATTGGAGTTCAGTCCGATATGTCAACACCAGCATTGGCTAG ATTTGGAAGCGATGAGTTGAAGCGAGAGTTCTTAGCGCCATCGATTGCTGGCGATGTCGTTGCTTGCTTGGGAGTCAGTGAAACTGGATCAGGATCGGACGTTGCAA GCATACAGACCAAAGCGGAGAAACAAGGTGGAGACTACATCATTAATGGTGGTAAGATGTGGACAACCAATGGAATTAAAGCAGACTGGTGCTGTCTCCTTGCAAACACAAGTGGTGGATCATCACATCAGAATAAATCTCTGATTTGCGTCCCTATGGACACCAAAG GTGTTGTAAGAGCCAAAAAGATCGACAAACTCGGCATGTGGTGTTCAGATACGGCTCAGCTATTCTTTGAAGATGTTCGAGTACCACAAAAGAATTTGATTGGTCAGGAGGGTTTGGGATTCACCTATCAGATGCTTCAGTTTCAAGAAGAGAGAATGTGGGCAGCTGCAGGAG TGCTACTACCACTGGAAAATATAATCACCGATACCATCAATTATACTAGACAGAGAAAGGCCTTTGGCAAGTCTATTCTAGAGAATCAAGTGGTTCATTATCGTCTTGCTGAGCTTCTTACTGAGGTGGAGTTGCTGAGATCTCTAGTCTATAGAATTATCA GTCTATACACCCAGGGCAAAGATGTAACCAAGTTGGCCTCCATGGCTAAATTGAAGGCAGGTCGACTCAGTAGAGAAGTCACTGATTCCTGTTTGCAATACTGGGGAGGTATGGGCTTCACTAGTGAAGTCTTAGTCAGTAGATTCTACAGGGATTTCAG GCTTCTTTCGATAGGCGGCGGAGCTGATGAAGTGATGCTATCCATTATCAGCAAGTACATGGGAACACTGCCTTTATCTCCAAAGAAAAAATGA